A region from the Brachyspira hampsonii genome encodes:
- a CDS encoding RNB domain-containing ribonuclease, whose translation MKTEEELIKKLMKNQMDYNIFIKFNSKTALEKTSLTNLIRKAISSGYIEKTAGNLLRVTKEGRQYINKLEGKEEAPKTVKSIRVNVDPKDAKSDSKIIAKSYNIKLNFSEELLKLAEEINNNADFTNIEDDRIDLRSLKTITIDSESSKDLDDAFSIEKTDNYKVYIHISDVSHFIELDSPLDLEARARGNSTYLIDTVYNMFPEILSNNIISLNENEDRFAITFIADINNEGEILSSSVCKSVIRSDRKLSYDYAEKLIKKEESDEDWLLELINNALNIKNILYKKRKEGRGVEFENQDIKIVLNDEGMPIEFYAEEKKESMAIIEELMLLANSKIAEKLSSYDGVIYRYHGLPDEYRFNNFKILAHTKGYNLKENPDKTYDIKGFIDNIKGKPEENLLIPVLLRSMTPSSYSIVNKSHFGLGLDYYTYFTSPIRRYADLLIHRIVKDTILSDNNSVNDKLKNICKDSIDSLSMLDKSSKKAERYLIQIKAARYMKDRLGDEYYGSVSSITQKGIYVEIEGLEIEGFIEATYVGSNYRFYQDMQSVYVDKVKAYELGDRVKVLVASANVENGKIFFSL comes from the coding sequence CGCGTAACAAAAGAGGGAAGGCAATATATTAATAAACTAGAAGGTAAAGAAGAAGCTCCTAAAACTGTAAAATCTATAAGAGTAAATGTTGATCCTAAAGATGCTAAATCAGATTCTAAGATTATAGCTAAGTCTTATAATATAAAATTAAATTTCAGTGAAGAATTATTAAAATTAGCAGAAGAAATAAATAATAATGCTGATTTTACAAATATAGAAGATGACAGAATTGATTTAAGAAGTTTAAAAACAATAACTATAGACAGCGAAAGTTCAAAAGATTTGGACGATGCTTTTAGTATAGAAAAAACTGATAATTATAAAGTGTATATTCATATTTCTGATGTGAGTCATTTTATAGAGCTTGATTCTCCTTTAGATTTGGAGGCTAGGGCTAGAGGAAATTCCACTTATTTAATTGATACAGTTTATAATATGTTTCCTGAAATTTTATCTAATAATATAATTTCTTTAAATGAGAATGAGGACAGATTTGCTATTACATTTATCGCTGATATCAATAATGAAGGTGAAATATTATCTTCATCTGTTTGTAAAAGTGTTATAAGATCTGACAGAAAATTATCTTATGATTATGCTGAAAAACTTATAAAAAAAGAAGAGAGCGATGAGGATTGGCTTTTAGAACTTATTAATAATGCTTTAAATATAAAAAATATTTTGTATAAAAAGAGAAAAGAGGGCAGGGGAGTAGAATTTGAAAATCAGGATATAAAAATAGTTCTTAATGATGAAGGTATGCCTATAGAGTTTTATGCCGAAGAAAAAAAAGAATCTATGGCAATAATAGAAGAATTAATGCTTCTTGCCAACAGTAAAATAGCTGAAAAATTATCAAGTTATGACGGAGTTATATATCGTTATCATGGACTCCCTGATGAATACAGATTTAATAATTTTAAAATACTTGCACATACTAAAGGTTATAATTTGAAAGAAAATCCTGATAAAACTTATGATATAAAAGGATTCATAGATAATATAAAAGGAAAACCGGAAGAAAATTTGCTTATACCTGTACTTCTTCGTTCTATGACGCCTTCTTCTTACAGCATAGTAAATAAAAGTCATTTTGGTTTGGGACTTGACTATTATACTTATTTTACTTCTCCTATAAGAAGATATGCTGATTTACTTATACATAGAATAGTTAAAGATACCATTTTATCTGATAATAATTCTGTAAATGATAAATTAAAAAATATATGCAAAGATTCTATTGATAGTTTATCTATGCTTGATAAAAGTTCAAAAAAGGCTGAAAGATATCTTATTCAAATAAAAGCGGCAAGATATATGAAAGACAGACTTGGAGATGAATATTACGGATCTGTAAGTTCTATAACTCAAAAGGGAATATATGTTGAGATAGAAGGTTTGGAGATAGAAGGTTTTATAGAGGCTACTTATGTGGGTTCTAATTATAGATTTTATCAGGATATGCAAAGTGTATATGTTGATAAAGTAAAGGCTTATGAGTTGGGAGATAGAGTAAAAGTTTTGGTTGCTAGTGCTAATGTAGAAAATGGAAAAATATTTTTTTCTTTATAA